TGACGGGCGTCGCTTCCGCCGAGGTCACCGTCAGTCGGGGCTTGAGTCGAACGGGAGCCGCCTCGGTGGCTTGCGATGCTGCGGACGCAGGCGGCGGTTCCGAGGCCTCGGGCGGCGGAGTCCCCGCTGCGGGTGCCGCCGGAGTTTCGCCGGCCAGACGCGGCTTCAGGCGGAGCTTCGGGGCGTTTTCTTCGCTCATCACCGTTGGGGTTAACGATTTTGCCTGCCGGCGAAACACAAAAGATTTCCGGGAGCGTGACAAAATCCGCTGAACTTCGTTGGCTGGGGCCATGGCGACCGGGCCGCATTTTCCTTCGCGTGTGGATCGGTGGTATGCCGGCCTCGTGTTCGCGGCCGCCGCGGCCCCACTCGTCGGCGCGGGCTGGCTGGCGGCGCAGGGTCGGTTCTCGGGAGTGGCGCTGCTCGCTGCGTGGGGGGTGGCGATGGTGATCTTGACGGCGTGGCTGGGGTTTCCCTGCGGCTACACGTTCGGCGCGGATGGCATCGAGGTGCGCAGCGGCGCGCTGAAGTGGACCGTGCCATACCGGGCCATCCGGGGCGCGACACCGACCTGGGTGCCGCTGCCGGGGCCGGCTTGGTCGCTCCGGCGCGTGCGGCTGGATTTTGCAGATGGCTTCATCCTCGTCTCGCCAGACGCCCGGGAAGTGTTCATATCGGAACTCGCCGAGCGCTGCCCGCACTTGCTGCGACGCGGCGCCGGTTTGGCGACGAGACTACCCCTGCCTCATGAAAAAGCTGCCCGCTAAGATCGCCGGCATCACCACTCTCGCGGTGGAGAAGGCGACGGGACGTTCGTGGGTGGGATGGATCGAGTTGCTCGACAAGGCCGGCGCGAAATCCTGGCCGCACGCCGAGATCGCGCAGTGGTTGCAGAAAAAACACCTGGTCAACGACTGGTGGTCGCAGATGGTCACGGTCGGCTACGAGCAAACCACCGGCCGCCGCGTGAAGAACCAGAAGAACGACGGCTTCGAGATCAGCGTCAGCAAGACCATCGCCGCGCCCGTCGCC
This portion of the Opitutia bacterium genome encodes:
- a CDS encoding PH domain-containing protein; the protein is MATGPHFPSRVDRWYAGLVFAAAAAPLVGAGWLAAQGRFSGVALLAAWGVAMVILTAWLGFPCGYTFGADGIEVRSGALKWTVPYRAIRGATPTWVPLPGPAWSLRRVRLDFADGFILVSPDAREVFISELAERCPHLLRRGAGLATRLPLPHEKAAR